A genomic segment from Actinomyces lilanjuaniae encodes:
- the hpt gene encoding hypoxanthine phosphoribosyltransferase, whose protein sequence is MDVTDMGGKLQQVLLTEEQIGRRLDEMAAQIDADYEGRDLLLVGVLKGAVYAMADLSRRLHRSVPMDWMAVSSYGSGTRSSGVVRILKDLDSDITGRDVLIVEDIIDSGLTLSWLVGNLSSRGASSVEIASVLRKPGAAKVEVGVKYVGFDIPTEFVVGYGLDYAENYRNLSVIGTLRPEVYGA, encoded by the coding sequence ATGGACGTCACGGACATGGGGGGCAAGCTCCAGCAGGTCCTGCTCACCGAGGAACAGATCGGGCGCCGCCTTGACGAGATGGCTGCTCAGATTGACGCGGACTACGAGGGACGGGATCTCCTGCTTGTCGGCGTCCTCAAGGGCGCTGTCTACGCCATGGCGGACCTGTCCCGTCGGCTGCACCGCTCGGTGCCCATGGACTGGATGGCGGTGTCCTCCTACGGGTCCGGGACCCGTTCCTCCGGGGTGGTCCGCATCCTCAAGGACCTGGACTCCGACATCACCGGTCGCGACGTCCTCATCGTCGAGGACATCATCGACTCGGGCCTCACCCTGTCATGGCTTGTGGGCAACCTCTCATCGCGGGGGGCAAGTTCGGTCGAGATCGCCAGTGTCCTGCGCAAACCTGGGGCGGCCAAGGTCGAGGTGGGGGTCAAGTACGTCGGTTTCGACATCCCCACCGAGTTCGTCGTCGGTTACGGGCTGGACTACGCTGAGAACTACCGTAATCTCTCCGTAATTGGTACGTTGCGTCCGGAGGTCTACGGCGCCTGA
- a CDS encoding C40 family peptidase, producing MRPVLRPLAGALGALVVALGLGSPALAAAGAGPLGQTTSTATHFDTVADMKAASGLSGTVVTDGDEEAGDGSGMTFQITSTLPEGALGGIAVSLSDGQYAVPQGLATSPSTSPDPEAVEDLLSRARTFAEAGDDLVWDSSRLTPLSGEVVHSTMSRPYAVTCSSFVGMALAGWDYSHTTYVADENSQVGYGVDFGGVLEDKGFWSANNLASWFYANGDVWLGSEGGYEPGDVLFFSEQDPRGQSDSVQADDVFFGNVYHTAIYLGDNQLIHSTGPSADGGVVVTQFWASLEADLSFVARPSWGTPPASSPPPRMRARTRPGVRRTVRARTLRLARTLRLPTTRVQRTPGRGRRDGSGGGRGGPGPGCPAGPPGRGR from the coding sequence ATGAGACCGGTGCTCCGGCCCCTAGCCGGAGCCCTTGGAGCCCTTGTCGTCGCTCTTGGCCTGGGATCCCCGGCGCTTGCCGCTGCCGGGGCCGGGCCGCTCGGGCAGACGACATCCACTGCCACACATTTTGACACGGTTGCCGACATGAAGGCGGCCTCCGGGCTGTCCGGCACTGTCGTCACCGACGGAGACGAGGAGGCCGGTGACGGTTCTGGGATGACCTTCCAGATCACCAGCACTCTTCCTGAGGGAGCACTGGGTGGCATCGCCGTCTCCCTGAGCGACGGCCAGTACGCGGTCCCGCAGGGACTGGCCACCTCTCCCAGCACCTCGCCGGACCCCGAGGCGGTGGAGGACCTGCTGTCCCGTGCCAGGACCTTTGCCGAGGCGGGGGACGACCTGGTATGGGACAGCAGTCGACTCACGCCGCTGTCCGGTGAGGTCGTCCACTCCACGATGAGTCGGCCCTACGCGGTGACCTGCTCCTCCTTCGTCGGAATGGCGCTGGCAGGCTGGGACTACTCCCACACCACCTACGTGGCTGACGAGAACTCACAGGTCGGCTACGGCGTCGACTTCGGCGGCGTCCTTGAGGACAAGGGCTTCTGGTCGGCGAACAACCTTGCCAGCTGGTTCTATGCCAACGGTGACGTGTGGCTGGGCAGCGAGGGCGGCTACGAGCCCGGTGACGTCCTCTTCTTCTCCGAGCAGGACCCCCGGGGGCAGTCTGACTCCGTCCAGGCGGATGACGTCTTCTTCGGTAACGTGTACCACACGGCGATCTACCTCGGTGACAACCAGCTGATCCACTCCACCGGTCCGTCTGCTGACGGCGGCGTTGTCGTCACCCAGTTCTGGGCCAGCCTTGAGGCGGACCTGAGCTTCGTGGCCCGTCCGAGCTGGGGGACTCCTCCAGCGTCTTCTCCGCCACCCAGGATGAGGGCCAGGACGAGGCCGGGGGTGCGCAGGACGGTCAGGGCGAGGACGCTGAGGCTGGCCAGGACGCTGAGGCTGCCGACGACGCGGGTGCAGCGGACCCCAGGACGGGGACGCCGGGACGGCTCAGGAGGAGGCCGAGGAGGACCAGGACCAGGCTGTCCAGCAGGACCCCCAGGACGGGGGCGCTGA